Part of the Pseudomonas sp. P8_241 genome is shown below.
GCCCTCGCGGTCCCGATGTGCCGGGCGACCCGGACGGTGCCTGGGACTTTGGCCTGGGTGCAGGGTTCTATCTGAATGCCACACAGGAGCCGTGGTCGAGGCACTATCGGATGCATGACTACGTCGTGCAGGAATTGCCGGCATTGGTCGAGGCTCATTTCCCGGCGTCCGACAAACGCGGCATCAGCGGTCATTCCATGGGTGGTCATGGCGCGCTGGTTTGTGCCTTGCGCAATCCAGGGCGTTATCGCTCGGTGTCGGCGTTTTCGCCGATCAACAATCCGATGGATTGCCCGTGGGGGCAAAAGGCTTTTTCCCGATACCTGGGGGAGGACCGTTCGAAGTGGCGCGAGTGGGATGCCTGTGCGCTGATCACCGAGGCAGACGAGAAGTTGCCTCTGTTGGTCGATCAGGGAGATCGCGACGACTTCCTTGCCACCCAGCTCAAGCCTGAAGCCTTGCAACAAGCGAGCAAACTGGCCGGCCATCCGCTGACGCTGCGCCTGCAGCCGGGCTATGACCACAGCTATTTCTTCATCGCCAGTTTCATTGACGACCACTTGCGGCATCACGCGCATGCTCTAGGTGCCTAATGCAGGTAGAATCACGCCCTGACAAAAATCGGGGCGTTTTTTTATGCGTATTGGCCACGGCTATGATGTGCACCGTTTCGCTGAAGGCGATTTCATCACTTTGGGCGGCGTGCGAATTGCACACAGCTTCGGGCTGCTTGC
Proteins encoded:
- the fghA gene encoding S-formylglutathione hydrolase is translated as MSLENISCQKSFGGWHKRYRHRSEVLGCDMVFAVYLPPQAEQGGKLPVLYWLSGLTCTDENFMQKAGAMRMAAELGLIIVAPDTSPRGPDVPGDPDGAWDFGLGAGFYLNATQEPWSRHYRMHDYVVQELPALVEAHFPASDKRGISGHSMGGHGALVCALRNPGRYRSVSAFSPINNPMDCPWGQKAFSRYLGEDRSKWREWDACALITEADEKLPLLVDQGDRDDFLATQLKPEALQQASKLAGHPLTLRLQPGYDHSYFFIASFIDDHLRHHAHALGA